One window of Mediterraneibacter gnavus ATCC 29149 genomic DNA carries:
- a CDS encoding helix-turn-helix domain-containing protein: MKQLFKKPSYYLISSAMDGNEKAIEKLLAFYDPYISKCCLRSLYDEYGNVYIVVDMELKGRIREALIKMILGFDIEDMDLEPEE, translated from the coding sequence ATGAAACAGTTATTTAAAAAGCCGTCCTATTACTTGATTTCATCAGCTATGGACGGAAACGAAAAAGCGATTGAGAAATTGCTGGCATTTTATGACCCTTACATATCAAAGTGCTGTTTACGTTCACTTTATGATGAATACGGCAATGTTTATATCGTTGTAGATATGGAACTAAAAGGACGTATCAGAGAAGCACTTATCAAAATGATTTTAGGTTTTGATATTGAAGATATGGACTTAGAACCAGAAGAATAA
- a CDS encoding excisionase gives MNNTDVPIWEKYTLTIEEASKYFRIGEKKLRKLAEENIDAGWVIVNGNRIQIKRKQFEKIIDTLDEI, from the coding sequence ATGAACAATACTGATGTGCCTATCTGGGAAAAATATACGCTGACGATTGAAGAAGCGTCCAAATACTTCCGCATTGGCGAAAAGAAATTGCGTAAATTAGCCGAAGAAAACATTGACGCTGGCTGGGTTATCGTGAACGGTAATCGTATTCAGATTAAGCGAAAACAATTTGAAAAAATCATAGATACATTGGACGAAATCTAA